A single uncultured Methanolobus sp. DNA region contains:
- a CDS encoding transcriptional regulator codes for MADDEQKVLDALKDANKPMRPGEIAEATGIESKEVSKILKKLKSSDAVCTPKRCFYAHADYEKSE; via the coding sequence ATGGCAGATGATGAACAGAAAGTACTTGACGCACTTAAAGATGCAAATAAACCAATGAGACCAGGAGAGATTGCAGAAGCAACCGGCATTGAAAGCAAAGAGGTCAGCAAGATCCTCAAGAAACTTAAGAGCTCAGATGCAGTCTGCACTCCAAAAAGATGCTTCTATGCACACGCTGACTACGAAAAGTCAGAGTAA
- a CDS encoding HIT family protein: MDCLFCKIVAGAIPSHKVYEDENVYAFLDIYPCSEGHTIVLPKKHFDKFTDMDEKSAGALFASVNKIAKIVSETLGLEGMNIGINNGEIAGQTVPHVHVHIIPRRAGDGEGNMHTIVELHPATDNLAELAEKLRKSF, encoded by the coding sequence AAGATCGTTGCCGGTGCGATTCCTTCACATAAGGTCTATGAAGACGAGAATGTTTATGCGTTTCTGGATATCTATCCATGCTCTGAGGGACACACGATAGTGCTTCCGAAAAAGCATTTTGATAAATTCACAGATATGGATGAAAAGAGTGCAGGCGCTCTGTTTGCTTCAGTTAACAAGATAGCAAAGATAGTTTCAGAGACACTGGGACTTGAAGGCATGAATATCGGCATCAACAACGGAGAGATTGCCGGGCAGACCGTACCTCATGTACACGTTCACATAATCCCAAGGCGTGCAGGTGACGGAGAAGGCAACATGCACACTATTGTAGAACTGCATCCGGCTACTGACAACCTTGCCGAACTTGCTGAAAAGCTCAGGAAATCGTTTTAA